From Desulfuromonas sp.:
GGAAAAAACCCTCGACCTGATCGGCAGCGGCGTGCCCGCGATCGGCTGAACCGACGCCTGTCTCCAGCTCCCCCGAAGAACCCGTCCCGGCAAAGGAGTTTTTCCACCCTGTCGCCCCGGAGCCGAGAGGGTTCTTTCCGGGGCAGTATTGCGCCCGGGGACAGGCTGCACAACCACCAATCCATGACAAATCTTTTACAAATCATTGACCTCCCCATGACGACGTAAAGACGAACGAGTGATCTACTGGGGGCAACAAGAGAGACCCCGGTGATTGACAACTCACGTCGAAACAGAGGAGGACAAATCATGAAAACGACGCAAAGAATTCTGGCCCCGCTCCTGGTTCTCGCCACTTTGCTCCTGACTGCGCCGGCTCTTGCCGCGCCGCTGGTCGAGTGCGACCTGTCGCTGGACCGCACCGTCTTGCCGGCCGGCCTGTCGCAGAAGGCGGTCATAAAGGTGAGCCTCGATGTCCCGGTCATCCCGCTCGAAGTCTCCCGCCCGCCGGTCAACCTGACCCTGGTCCTCGACCGCTCCGGTTCGATGTCGGGCAACAAGATCGCCAAGGCGCGGGAGGCGGCGATCACCGCCCTGCGGCGTCTCGGCCCGCAGGATATCTTCTCCCTCGTCGTCTACGACCACAACGTCAAGACCCTCGTCCCGCCGCAGAGCGCTGCCAACGTCGAATGGATCGAGGCTCGCATCCGCAGCATCGGCCCCGGAGGCAATACGGCCCTTTACGGCGCCGTCAGCCAGGGGGCGGCCGAAGTGCGGAAGAACCTCTATCGGCCCTATGTCCATCGGGTCGTACTCCTCTCCGACGGTCTGGCCAACGTCGGGCCGAGTTCTCCGGCCGACCTGGCCCGCCTCGGTGCCGCGCTGATCAAGGAGGGGATCTCGGTCACCACCATCGGCATCGGCAACGATTTCAACGAGGACCTGATGACCCAGCTGGCCGACCGCAGCGACGGCAACCACTACTTCGTCGAGTCGAGCCGCGACCTGCCCCGGATCTTTGCCGCGGAACTCGGCGACGTCCTCTCTGTGGCCGCCCGCAAGGTCGTTATCGAAATCGACTGCCCGAAGGGTGTCCGCCCGATCCGAATTATCGGCCGCGAGGGGCGTATCCGCGGCAACCGGGTGGAAATCCACCTCAACCAGCTCTACGGGGGGCAGGAAAAGTACGCCTTGATCGAAGTGATGGTCGAACCGGGCCGGGCAGACGAGACACAGAAAATCGCCGACGCCCGCTGCTCCTATGAAAACGCCCTGACAAACAAGAAGGAAAGGTCGGTGGCGGTCGCCCAGGTCCGCTTCTCGAAACGCCAGGAGGATGTCCGCCGCTCCGCCAGCAAGACCGTGCAGAAGTCCCTGGTCGAGAACGAGATGGCCGAAGCCCGCGACAAGGCCCTCGACCTCTACAACGCCGGCCGCAAGGACGAGGCGGTGCGGCAGCTGAAAGAGAAGAGCGACGAAATCTCCCTCCGGAGCCAGAACCTCGGGTTCGATGACATCGCCCAGGAAGCGGAAGGGGCCCTCGAAGAGGACGCCGCCACCTTTGCCGCCCCGGCGCCCCTTGCCCCTGCGGAGAAAAAATCGATCCGGTCGGAAAGCTACAAGGTCCGGAAACAGCAGAAGGATTATTGATGGTATGATGCCCGGGGCAGGGGAGGCCTGCCCCGGGCTGTTTCTCTTTTCTGGGTACGCACCTCGTTCCGAAGGGGACTGGCTCTGCCAGGTGCCTGTCCCCTCAGGTACACTTCGCGGACTTTGCGGACTTGAGAGAGCGGATGCTAACGGGCGTGAGGCCGATTTTGACAGGTGGATACGCTCCCCTTAACCCACCTGTCAGCGCCAAGAAGAACCACGATGAAGTATGAAAGGGTCTCCTTTGCGTCTTTGCGGCTTTAGTGAGCGGAAGCGAACGAGCGTGAGGCCGATTTAGTTCATGTTTCAGAAAATTGCATCCCTGACCTGAATGCTATATGCGCAACCGGCGGGTCGCGTCCCGCCTGACGCCTTACTTTTTGTCCGAGCCAACAAAAAGTAAGCAAAAAATGGCTTCCCCTGCGGGGGGCATTTCTGTCGCCGGGATTCGGTCGTCCATGTGGCCGTTGCTGCCGGTTGTTTTCGGCGGCGCTTCGTGGGAAGGCAGCGTGACGGACCGACGAAGCGAAACCCTTAACGGGGCGGTGCTGCTGTTATGCAGTCCTCCACCCTCAATCTGAATACCATGACCCGATTCCGACTGATCACAACCTGGCTGCTCCTGCTGATACCGACGCTCCTTTTGGGCATCGGCGCCCTCTACCTGCTCAAGGGCGAGGAGGACCGCCTAGAAAGGAGCGCGCGGGCGACGGCGCGGGACCGGATCTCGGCGATTGCCGGCAATATCGACCTGGCGGTCGCCGAGGTCAAGGACGGCCTGGTCGAAACCCTGCGCGGCCTGCCGCAGGGCGGCATTTTGCGGCAAACCGACCTGCTCGAAGACTGGAAGCGCGGCAACCCCCTTGTCCGCAATGTCTTCGTCTGGGAGGGGGGACGGGGCCTGCGCTATCCAGACCCGGAAATGCCCTCGAGCGACGAGGAGGCCGATTTCATCCGGCGTTACCTTCCCCTCTTCGCCGACCAGGCCGCCTGGCAGGCGCCTCCGGACGATTCACGCGGCGCTGCGAGTGAAGATATGGCCAGCAGCATCCTGCTGGAGCGCAGGGAGCTGCGCCAGCTTGCCAAGCAGGCCCCGATCGCGTCGGAGGCTTCGGCGGACCGTGCGGCGGCGCCGGGGGCGGGGCTGGCGGGGGCGCCGGGGGCGGGGCTGGCGGGGGCGGCGATCGGAGCGAGCGGCTGGCGGCCGTGGTTTGCCGACAACCGCCTGCACCTGCTCGGCTGGTACGAGACCGATGGAGGTTCACGACGGATCGGATTCGAAGTCGAGATGATGGCCCTGCTGAGCCGCCTGCTGGGCAACTTTCCGCCCGATGCGCCCTACGGCGAGACCATTGCCCTGATCGACGGCAACGGCGATATCTTCCACCAGGTCGGGCCGCTCGAAATTTCGGCCGACAGCCGGCCTCTGGCCGCCGCCTCCGTCGCCAGCCTGCCCCACTGGATGGTCACCGCCTACCCGAACGCCGATGGCGGCAGGTCTGGGACCGGCTTCCTGCTGATCTCATCGCTGCTGGTCGGCACCTTTGTCGTCGCCATCCTCCTCGGCGGCTCGCTGCTGCTCTGGCAGGCCCATCGTAACCAGGTCGACGCGAGGCAGAAGACCTCTTTCGTCTCCAATGTCTCCCACGAACTGAAAACCCCCCTCACCACGATCCGCATGTACGCCGAAATGCTCGGAGAAAAACGGATCGAGGACGCCGGCAGACAGCAGAGCTACCTGCGGACGATCATCCGCGAGAGCCAGCGCCTGACCCGGCTGGTGAACAACGTGCTCGATTTCAGCCGCCTCGAACAGGGACGCAAGGCGTTTGCAAAAGAGGAGATCGCCCTTCCTTCTCTGCTGCACGAACTGCTCGACAGCCAACAGGTGCGCCTTGAGGATGCAGGCATGCAACTGATCCGGGAGGTCGACGCCGCTGTGGCTCCCATCGAGAGCGACCGCGACGCCCTGGAGCAGATCGTCCTCAACCTGGTCGACAACGCCATCAAGTATGCCGCAGAGGGCAAGAGCCTGACGGTGGAACTGCAGCAGCAAAAAGGCGGGCCCGTCGTCCGCTTCAAGGATGATGGGCCCGGCATTCCGGCCGGTCATCGCGGTCGGATATTCGACAAGTTCCACCGTGTCGATGCGTCCCTCACCGCCCGGCAGCAGGGGAGCGGACTCGGCCTCAGCATCGCCCGCCAGCTCGCCGAGGGGCTCGGAGGATCCCTGTCCTTCTGCCCGAATACCGGCGGCGGCTGTTGTTTTGAGCTGACCCTGCCGGCAAGGAGCGACCGATGAGTATCCGTGTTCTGATCGCCGAAGACGACGCCGACCTGCGCCAGGGGCTGATCGACCTGCTCGAGGGCGAAGGCTACGAGGTCTTTCCCGCCGGGGACGGCCGGCAGGCCNGCAGGCCCTGGACTGTTTCCGCCGGGAGGGGCCCGACCTGGTTCTGCTCGATGTGATGATGCCGGAGATGAGCGGCTACGATGTCTGCCGCGAAATCCGGAAAAGTGACAGCCGCACTCCGATTATCATGCTGACGGCCAAGGGGGAGGAGGTCGACAAGGTGGTCGGGCTCGAGCTCGGCGCCGACGATTATGTCACCAAGCCCTTCGGCCTGCACGAGCTGCGGGCGCGGATTGCCGCCGTGCTGCGCCGTTCGCGGAACCACCGGCCCGAGCCGGCAGCGGGCTGTCCGGACATCTTCCGGGTCGGCCGGGCCCTGGTCGACCGCAAGACCTACCAGGTTACGGTCGGCGAGCGATCGCACCGCCTGACCTCCCGGGAAATGAAGCTGCTGGAAATCTTCCATGCGCGGCCGAATGAGGTCCTCTCCCGCAACGATCTGCTCAATGCAGCCTGGGGCGTCGACTATTTCGGCACGACGAGAACCCTCGATCAGCACGTCGCCCAGTTGCGCAAGAAGATCGAACCGGACCCGGCCTCTCCGCAGTCCCTGCTCACGGTGCACGGGGTGGGGTACCGGTTCCAGCCCTCCGAAAACTCCTGAAGAAAACCTGACAGCTAAAATCCCCAAAGACTCCTTTCAGCTCCAGGCCCCGGTATTTAAAATCGGATGTCATCAGATTTGATCCGTGTCCAATTGCCTATTGGACTGGGGCCTTTGGCTGAAGGCCGGCCCTGTTCCGGCAATTTTTCGAGCCATCCGAAGGCGGTCCTTCTAAAGCTTATCCGACTCCCTGCCGATAAGTGAGATGGAGTTCCTTGTCCAGGCAAATCGGACCGTCAATCTCCCCACGGAGGGAAAAGGAGAGGCTCATGTTGAAGGGAATCAACAGCCAGGTTTTATCGGGACAAAAAATCGATTTCAACAAGGATCAACAGGGACCGAAAGATCCGCAGCAACTTGACAAGACGGCGGGTGCCGGCGACCGGGTATCGCTGGCGGGGGAGGAAGCCCAGGCCGTTACTTACCAGCCGGTCGGGACCGCCCTTACTTTTGACGCCCAGCTGGAGATCCTGAAGGAATTCTTCGCGACCACCCTGGAGAAGCAGGGGGTGTCGTCCCAGGTCAGCATCGAGGGGGTTGAAACCGAACTGACTGAACTGACGCCGGAGGAGGCGCAGGACCTCGTCGCCGAAGACGGCTTTTTCGGGGTCGAGCAGACAGCTGACCGGGTTGTCGATTTCGCGGTCGGTCTGGCCGGAGGCGATCCGGGGCGTTTCGAGGCGATCATGACCGGCGTGGAAGAGGGCTTCCGCCAGGCCGAAGAGGCC
This genomic window contains:
- a CDS encoding response regulator transcription factor; translated protein: MMMPEMSGYDVCREIRKSDSRTPIIMLTAKGEEVDKVVGLELGADDYVTKPFGLHELRARIAAVLRRSRNHRPEPAAGCPDIFRVGRALVDRKTYQVTVGERSHRLTSREMKLLEIFHARPNEVLSRNDLLNAAWGVDYFGTTRTLDQHVAQLRKKIEPDPASPQSLLTVHGVGYRFQPSENS
- a CDS encoding VWA domain-containing protein, whose amino-acid sequence is MKTTQRILAPLLVLATLLLTAPALAAPLVECDLSLDRTVLPAGLSQKAVIKVSLDVPVIPLEVSRPPVNLTLVLDRSGSMSGNKIAKAREAAITALRRLGPQDIFSLVVYDHNVKTLVPPQSAANVEWIEARIRSIGPGGNTALYGAVSQGAAEVRKNLYRPYVHRVVLLSDGLANVGPSSPADLARLGAALIKEGISVTTIGIGNDFNEDLMTQLADRSDGNHYFVESSRDLPRIFAAELGDVLSVAARKVVIEIDCPKGVRPIRIIGREGRIRGNRVEIHLNQLYGGQEKYALIEVMVEPGRADETQKIADARCSYENALTNKKERSVAVAQVRFSKRQEDVRRSASKTVQKSLVENEMAEARDKALDLYNAGRKDEAVRQLKEKSDEISLRSQNLGFDDIAQEAEGALEEDAATFAAPAPLAPAEKKSIRSESYKVRKQQKDY
- a CDS encoding HAMP domain-containing sensor histidine kinase translates to MTRFRLITTWLLLLIPTLLLGIGALYLLKGEEDRLERSARATARDRISAIAGNIDLAVAEVKDGLVETLRGLPQGGILRQTDLLEDWKRGNPLVRNVFVWEGGRGLRYPDPEMPSSDEEADFIRRYLPLFADQAAWQAPPDDSRGAASEDMASSILLERRELRQLAKQAPIASEASADRAAAPGAGLAGAPGAGLAGAAIGASGWRPWFADNRLHLLGWYETDGGSRRIGFEVEMMALLSRLLGNFPPDAPYGETIALIDGNGDIFHQVGPLEISADSRPLAAASVASLPHWMVTAYPNADGGRSGTGFLLISSLLVGTFVVAILLGGSLLLWQAHRNQVDARQKTSFVSNVSHELKTPLTTIRMYAEMLGEKRIEDAGRQQSYLRTIIRESQRLTRLVNNVLDFSRLEQGRKAFAKEEIALPSLLHELLDSQQVRLEDAGMQLIREVDAAVAPIESDRDALEQIVLNLVDNAIKYAAEGKSLTVELQQQKGGPVVRFKDDGPGIPAGHRGRIFDKFHRVDASLTARQQGSGLGLSIARQLAEGLGGSLSFCPNTGGGCCFELTLPARSDR